The following are encoded in a window of Rosa chinensis cultivar Old Blush chromosome 4, RchiOBHm-V2, whole genome shotgun sequence genomic DNA:
- the LOC112198960 gene encoding uncharacterized protein LOC112198960, which translates to MNETLSDQEQDDEVDIQLALAALDDTPPKVRDPTEKVNLGTADEPMEVVISRGIEVPEDKASAVIKATAPRTKNELQRLLGKIQPFSPLLKLQCQNEFVWEPKHQEAFDRIKAYLAIPPVLVPPRTGFPLKLYISAAEASIGSLLAQDDEAEHIDFEKDSRID; encoded by the exons ATGAATGAGACACTCTCTGACCAGGAACAAGATGATGAGGTTGATATTCAGCTCGCTCTAGCAGCACTGGACGACACACCTCCTAAGGTCAGAGATCCTACTGAGAAGGTCAATCTCGGAACAGCAGATGAACCTATGGAAGTGGTCATCAGC agAGGGATTGAGGTCCCTGAAGATAAAGCAAGCGCAGTCATCAAGGCAACTGCTCCGCGAACGAAAAATGAATTGCAGCGtttgctgg gtaaaatccagcccttctctcCATTGCTGAAGCTGCAATGTCAGAATGAGTTTgtatgggagcctaaacatcaagaggctttcgataGAATCAAGGCCTACCTTGCGATCCCGCCAGTGCTTGTTCCCCCGAGAACTGGATTTCCACTGAAGTTATATATTTCAGcggctgaggcttccattggcagcctactcGCCCAGGATGATGAGGCAG